A single Anopheles maculipalpis chromosome 3RL, idAnoMacuDA_375_x, whole genome shotgun sequence DNA region contains:
- the LOC126564176 gene encoding anoctamin-10, with the protein MEDIKENLIPILHFAENDEEELAEEIGLPRRPTIPSLLQRNSQINLLEQMDHSGEQNKLNELRQRKGTVRFTHSKVTRQDKAQPPDEQTPFGESLMVLEFGEDAPIEAIQWIMDKIRGRRVDGGMELLVRKEPLSKESQTIIFHISATHMKLLEIADDMGFMKRTKTGIIRNFNVACLDEFFYDEGMSLEDILTPADRQIIVKYALETIKAADDEHRIPGTKIILYHGQSIIQAALSAELISNLYSLHDKRTLKELRHRWIKPTRVQPIDEIRDYFGESVGMYFSFLGFYTYALVVPTVFGFLQLGLSEETETVPFFCVFYVVWMKVFLELWKRKSSSHAYRWGTITMTNLDEPRPGYYGKLARDPITGKWTPQYPKWKTYVQMYCVTAPIILLCMAIAAFVTIFQFYVEAYLAELFGPDAYILYLPSVVNAIYIAVSTLAYDRLATYLTDKENHRTQSQYERHRVNKLIVLEFVNNFLCLFYIAFILQDMKMLKTQLMMQLIVLQFLQNVFENLYPYLKKKVGLKIVRLFVKSNYEKLKQAHESYDEMGLRSLDDDDPRVVQNRKETILEEYNTYDDYLELYIQFGYVVLFSSVAPLTAFWAILNNVIEIRLDAYKLCSFFKRPFARRTKNIGAWQLAFETLAVISILTNCGILYLSPQMRELGAGFTREAYTLSFLIIEHVLLALTWFIYKAIPDTPHWVRVALAKAEHESRQALKRENAQRSRNVLFRRFRSVYDTHSMLN; encoded by the exons ATGGAAGACATTAAGG AAAACCTTATCCCCATCCTACACTTTGCGGAGAATGACGAGGAAGAGCTAGCGGAAGAGATTGGACTACCGAGGCGTCCGACCATACCATCGCTACTGCAGCGGAACTCGCAAATTAACCTCCTAGAGCAGATGGATCACAGTGGCGAGCAGAACAAGCTGAACGAGCTACGGCAGCGCAAAGGTACGGTACGGTTTACCCActcgaaagtcacccgacagGATAAGGCACAACCACCGGACGAACAAACGCCGTTCGGCGAAAGTCTTATGGTGCTGGAGTTTGGTGAGGATGCTCCGATCGAGGCGATACAGTGGATTATGGATAAAATCCGTGGTCGCCGGGTGGACGGTGGGATGGAATTGCTTGTGCGAAAGGAACCTTTAAGCAA AGAAAGCCAAACGATCATATTTCATATCTCCGCCACACACATGAAGCTGCTCGAAATTGCGGACGATATGGGCTTCATGAAGCGCACCAAGACTGGCATCATTCGTAACTTTAACGTGGCCTGTTTGGACGAGTTTTTCTACGACGAAGGTATGTCGCTCGAGGACATCCTAACGCCCGCCGACCGGCAGATCATCGTCAAGTACGCGCTCGAAACGATCAAGGCGGCCGATGACGAACATCGCATACCGGGCACGAAGATCATACTCTACCACGGTCAATCGATCATACAGGCGGCACTGAGTGCGGAGCTGATTAGCAATCTATACTCACTGCACGACAAGCGAACGCTGAAAGAGCTCCGCCACCGATGGATCAAACCGACCCGCGTACAACCGATTGATGAGATACGGGACTATTTCGGGGAGAGTGTCGGTATgtacttttccttccttggATTCTACACGTATGCGCTCGTAGTGCCAACGGTGTTCGGCTTCCTACAGCTTGGCCTTTCGGAGGAAACGGAAACAGTGCCATTTTTCTGCGTGTTTTACGTCGTGtggatgaaggtgtttttggAGCTGTGGAAGCGTAAAAGTTCATCGCATGCGTACCGTTGGGGTACGATCACGATGACCAATCTGGACGAACCGCGACCCGGATACTATGGGAAGCTGGCGCGCGATCCCATCACCGGCAAGTGGACCCCACAGTACCCGAAGTGGAAAACGTACGTCCAGATGTACTGCGTGACGGCACCGATCATTTTACTATGCATGGCCATTGCCGCGTTTGTGACGATCTTCCAGTTTTACGTCGAAGCGTACCTGGCCGAACTGTTCGGACCGGATGCGTACATACTTTACCTACCGTCGGTGGTGAACGCGATCTACATTGCCGTCTCGACGCTGGCGTACGATCGGCTGGCAACGTACCTTACGGACAAGGAAAACCATCGCACCCAGAGCCAGTACGAGCGGCACCGCGTGAACAAGCTGATTGTGCTTGAGTTCGTAAACAATTTCCTGTGCCTGTTCTACATCGCGTTCATACTGCAGGACATGAAGATGCTTAAAACGCAGCTCATGATGCAGCTGATCGTGCTACAGTTCCTTCAGaatgtgtttgaaaatttgtacCCTTACCTGAAGAAGAAGGTTGGGCTGAAGATTGTACGGCTGTTTGTGAAATCTAAT TACGAGAAGCTCAAGCAAGCACACGAATCGTACGACGAAATGGGCCTTCGTTcgctggatgatgatgatccgcgGGTGGTACAGAACCGCAAGGAAACGATCCTGGAAGAGTACAACACGTACGACGACTATCTCGAGCTGTACATACAGTTCGGGTACGTGGTACTGTTTTCCTCCGTCGCTCCACTAACGGCTTTCTGGGCGATTCTGAACAATGTGATCGAGATACGGCTCGATGCGTACAAGCTGTGCAGCTTCTTCAAGCGACCGTTTGCTCGCCGGACGAAAAACATCGGTGCGTGGCAGTTGGCGTTCGAAACGTTAGCTGTCATTTCGATCCTTACCAACTGTGGCATTCTCTATCTATCGCCCCAAATGAG AGAACTTGGTGCTGGATTTACCCGAGAAGCGTACACACTCTCCTTCCTCATTATCGAGCATGTACTGCTCGCATTAACCTGGTTCATCTACAAAGCCATCCCGGATACACCGCACTGGGTGCGTGTGGCTTTGGCAAAAGCCGAGCACGAATCGCGCCAAGCGCTCAAACGTGAG AATGCACAACGATCTCGCAATGTGCTGTTTCGCAGGTTTCGTAGCGTATACGATACGCATTCGATGCTCAACTGA